One window of the Dermacentor andersoni chromosome 10, qqDerAnde1_hic_scaffold, whole genome shotgun sequence genome contains the following:
- the LOC126545073 gene encoding uncharacterized protein isoform X2, whose translation MMCLQYKPRVVACLCIHLACKWSNWEIPKSSENKDWFWYVEQSCTAELLEELTSEFLAILDKCPSRLKRKIMSIGAGSSGSSATGAPTPVATTPSASGTASSSSSSRKEAHAQQKRDERTAASASHEQSTASEAPASSERQSTSSSHSSSRKPPSDPTMHRNAKVPPHHGSSQRSPGLVQPQAGNQGAEHLLSPGKRKAQEGSSSHGSQPLSLDAYRDKRYRQKGQQKPQPPPTDRSESHHGAASHPPHQAPSSHSQSRHHQPHSEPTFDAGASAAPRLSASAADGGKPEPPAAHVKQEHAFEDTSGFNFNFASHFGGDGGDSSIDSFSFGLDGPDMMPAISPLQFDADDRSNSQDVLMTVTQLAPPVMPPPPAVQVEESNGPLKTVAPPPAGVLPAKAEPRTPPLPPPKARPPSPPPPAKSLPATPPLPPQKSRPSTPPIPPPAAQPPLLPPPAPIAAPLPAPVVEKPEVKPEVVAPPVKDKEKERAERKERREKHKHKHSSSERSKNKHSSPGKHGGGDKSSEGKSHGGDRVPDASAHHTASNAVDAQAATNQTADGTPVADSERKVERNGLSKHERKSSSSSKSESSRKEKSERREKERREASREENGSRSSQPSAGGGLKITISKEKLQQSGSGLTGSPPREALKIKIPKLKIVPPTPTPPPPPPPADGAESGKGPHTPPPPPPSTGLKLKISKERLNSGRKRDRRSDDGEHRARSPKSRRVSSVPAPPPPTATARTKLPSATRGTLYWQCQSCATTVSSRLRSCASVLGPTSTDLFSGAIRLRASASAPYAHGARCIPGSPVLWHTTPAAPC comes from the exons AGCTGACGTCCGAGTTCCTGGCCATCCTGGACAAGTGCCCAAGCCGGCTAAAGCGCAAGATCATGAGCATCGGAGCTGGGAGCAGCGGATCAAGTGCTACGGGGGCACCGACACCAGTTGCTACAACACCGAGCGCCAGTGGGACTGCTTCATCATCTTCATCCTCCCGGAAG GAGGCCCATGCGCAGCAGAAGAGAGACGAGCGGACCGCAGCCTCTGCTAGTCACGAGCAGTCCACTGCAAGTGAGGCTCCTGCTAGCAGTGAAAGGCAGTCTACGTCCAGTAGCCACAGCAGCAGCCGGAAGCCACCCTCAGACCCAACCATGCATCGGAACGCCAAGGTTCCGCCACATCACGGATCATCGCAGCGGTCGCCAGGGCTTGTGCAACCGCAGGCTGGCAACCAGGGTGCCGAGCACCTGCTTTCTCCTGGCAAGCGAAAGGCCCAGGAAGGGTCTAGCAGTCACGGTTCTCAGCCACTTTCACTGGATGCGTACCGAGACAAGCGCTATCGCCAGAAGGGTCAGCAAAAGCCTCAGCCTCCTCCAACCGACCGGTCAGAGTCGCATCACGGAGCTGCGTCTCACCCTCCTCATCAGGCTCCCTCGTCACATTCGCAAAGCAGGCATCACCAGCCCCACTCCGAGCCGACCTTTGACGCTGGTGCCTCTGCAGCACCACGGCTGTCAGCTTCCGCTGCCGACGGTGGCAAGCCAGAGCCACCAGCCGCACACGTCAAGCAGGAGCATGCCTTCGAGGACACAAGTGGATTCAACTTTAACTTTGCCTCTCACTTTGGTGGCGATGGTGGTGACTCGTCCATCGACAGCTTCTCCTTTGGCCTTGATGGGCCAGACATGATGCCTGCCATTTCGCCATTGCAGTTTGATGCTGACGACAGGAGCAACTCGCAGGATGTACTCATGACAGTGACGCAGCTGGCACCACCAGTGATGCCACCGCCCCCAGCAGTGCAGGTCGAGGAGAGTAATGGCCCACTGAAAACAGTGGCTCCCCCACCTGCTGGGGTGCTGCCCGCAAAAGCGGAGCCCCGCACTCCCCCACTACCACCGCCGAAGGCACGGCCCCCGTCACCCCCGCCGCCGGCAAAGTCGCTCCCGGCGACCCCGCCACTCCCTCCTCAGAAGTCGCGGCCTTCTACGCCCCCAATACCGCCTCCAGCTGCACAGCCACCGCTTTTGCCACCACCGGCACCAATTGCTGCTCCACTGCCAGCACCTGTTGTTGAGAAGCCAGAAGTCAAGCCTGAAGTTGTTGCACCCCCAGTAAAGGACAAGGAAAAAGAGAGGGCTGAACGAAAGGAACGCAGAGAAAAGCACAAGCACAAACACAGCTCGTCTGAGCGTTCGAAAAACAAGCACTCGTCTCCGGGCAAACATGGCGGAGGAGACAAGTCTTCGGAAGGAAAGTCTCACGGTGGTGACAGAGTGCCTGACGCAAGCGCTCACCACACAGCAAGCAATGCTGTCGATGCGCAAGCTGCTACGAATCAAACTGCAGATGGCACGCCTGTGGCTGATTCAGAAAGAAAAGTGGAACGCAATGGTCTTAGCAAACATGAACGCAAGTCTTCTAGTAGCTCAAAGTCTGAAAGTTCGCGGAAGGAAAAGTCTGAGAGGCGGGAGAAAGAGCGCCGGGAGGCGTCGAGGGAAGAAAATGGCAGCAGGTCATCGCAGCCAAGTGCTGGCGGTGGGCTGAAGATCACCATTAGCAAGGAGAAGCTTCAGCAGTCAGGCAGCGGACTGACAGGAAGCCCGCCGCGGGAGGCCCTGAAGATCAAGATCCCTAAGCTCAAAATTGTTCCGCCCACACCAACACCACCCCCGCCTCCTCCTCCAGCCGACGGAGCAGAGTCCGGCAAGGGGCCCCACACTCCCCCGCCTCCCCCTCCGAGCACGGGCCTCAAGCTCAAGATCAGCAAGGAGCGGTTGAACAGCGGCCGGAAGAGGGACCGGCGGTCCGATGACGGGGAACACCGTGCCCGCTCACCCAAGTCGAGAAGGGTGTCCTCTGTGCCTGCGCCACCCCCCCCCACCGCCACCGCCCGGACCAAGCTACCCAGTGCCACCCGTGGCACCCTCTACTGGCAGTGCCAATCATGTGCCACCACAGTTTCATCAAGGCTACGTTCCTGCGCCTCAGTTCTCGGCCCCACCTCCACCGATTTATTTTCAGGGGCCATACGGCTACGTGCCAGCGCCTCCGCCCCCTATGCACATGGCGCCAGGTGCATACCAGGTTCCCCAGTACTTTGGCATACCACCCCCGCCGCCCCCTGTTGA